The Halogeometricum rufum genome has a segment encoding these proteins:
- a CDS encoding cold-shock protein, whose amino-acid sequence MANGTVEFFNDTGGYGFISTDDGDLDDDEDVFFHMEDVGGEDLTEGTEVEFDIESSPKGPRAANVVRT is encoded by the coding sequence ATGGCAAACGGTACGGTTGAATTCTTCAACGACACGGGCGGCTACGGTTTCATTTCGACTGACGACGGCGACCTCGACGACGACGAAGACGTCTTCTTCCACATGGAAGACGTCGGCGGCGAAGACCTCACCGAGGGGACCGAGGTGGAGTTCGACATCGAGTCCTCGCCGAAGGGGCCCCGCGCGGCGAACGTCGTCCG